The Bacteroidota bacterium genome includes a region encoding these proteins:
- a CDS encoding OsmC family protein: MNITLKRLNDHYLMEATNETGNSIQMDAGPGIGGQGLAPRPMEVMIMAMGGCSTIDIVSILKKGRQPVGQVEVRLNAEREAGKEPSLFQTIHAHYVIHGAVDPAQAKRAVDLSLEKYCSVAKTLEKTATITWSFEVVA, encoded by the coding sequence ATGAACATTACCCTGAAACGATTGAATGACCATTACCTGATGGAGGCAACCAATGAAACCGGTAACTCCATCCAGATGGATGCCGGACCGGGAATCGGTGGACAGGGTCTGGCTCCGCGACCGATGGAAGTGATGATCATGGCCATGGGCGGTTGCAGCACCATCGACATTGTCAGCATTCTGAAAAAAGGCCGTCAGCCGGTCGGTCAGGTGGAAGTCCGGTTAAATGCTGAAAGGGAAGCGGGCAAGGAACCGTCTCTTTTTCAAACCATTCACGCACATTATGTCATTCATGGGGCCGTGGATCCGGCTCAGGCAAAGCGTGCGGTGGACCTGTCACTGGAAAAATATTGTTCGGTGGCCAAGACTCTCGAGAAAACGGCCACAATCACCTGGTCCTTCGAAGTGGTAGCCTGA
- the miaB gene encoding tRNA (N6-isopentenyl adenosine(37)-C2)-methylthiotransferase MiaB has product MKGRVYFETYGCQMNFNDTELVAGILAKDQYEVTADINDADLIFINTCSIREHAEQRVFSRLANMRTLKRQKGKELVIGVMGCMAERLKKRLIEQEKLVDVVVGPDAYRDVPRLIEMAKLGEKAINTLLSLEETYEDLTPLRSEGVSAWLTVMRGCDNFCTFCVVPYTRGRERSRSIESVVSEIKAISQEGLIRDITLLGQNVNSYNDNGRPFADLLVAAASVDPAIRIRFATSHPKDFSDEVLTAIRDHHNLCNYIHIPFQAGSDSILSAMNRTYTRTEYLELIDKMKSIIPGVSLSTDVMVGFPGETDADYEDTLDIMRKVRFDTAFMFKYSPREGTKAWKFGDTVPEEVKAERLQNLIDLQERISYENNQARIGGNEEVLVEGPAPRGEGFLRGKTDTNIKCVFPGEPGMKPGDYVRVRITSGSGHTLKGEVIREELIHA; this is encoded by the coding sequence ATGAAAGGCCGGGTCTATTTCGAGACCTATGGCTGTCAGATGAATTTTAATGACACCGAGCTGGTGGCTGGTATTCTGGCCAAAGACCAGTATGAGGTAACCGCCGACATCAATGATGCCGACCTGATTTTTATCAATACCTGTTCGATCAGGGAACATGCCGAGCAGCGCGTGTTTTCCCGTCTGGCCAATATGCGCACGCTGAAACGTCAAAAGGGAAAAGAGTTGGTTATCGGTGTGATGGGCTGCATGGCAGAACGTCTTAAAAAACGACTGATTGAACAGGAAAAGCTGGTCGATGTGGTCGTTGGTCCGGATGCCTACCGTGATGTTCCCCGTCTGATTGAAATGGCGAAACTGGGTGAAAAGGCCATCAACACCCTTCTCTCTCTCGAGGAAACCTACGAAGACCTGACTCCGCTGAGAAGCGAAGGGGTTTCTGCCTGGCTCACCGTAATGCGTGGCTGTGATAACTTCTGCACTTTTTGTGTCGTCCCTTATACCCGCGGCCGCGAACGAAGCCGGTCCATCGAATCGGTGGTTTCCGAAATCAAGGCCATTTCTCAGGAAGGATTGATCAGGGACATCACGCTCCTTGGCCAGAACGTGAATTCATACAATGATAACGGTCGACCTTTTGCCGATCTTCTGGTTGCGGCCGCTTCGGTGGATCCGGCCATCAGAATCCGGTTTGCCACTTCCCATCCCAAGGATTTTTCCGATGAAGTGCTGACGGCGATCAGGGATCACCACAACCTGTGCAATTACATTCACATTCCGTTTCAGGCCGGATCCGACTCGATTCTGTCTGCTATGAACCGCACCTATACCCGGACGGAGTATCTTGAACTGATCGATAAGATGAAAAGCATCATTCCGGGTGTCTCTCTTTCCACCGACGTGATGGTTGGATTTCCCGGCGAAACCGATGCGGACTATGAGGACACGCTCGACATCATGAGAAAAGTCCGGTTCGATACTGCCTTTATGTTCAAGTACTCTCCGCGCGAGGGAACCAAGGCCTGGAAATTTGGCGACACGGTTCCAGAGGAAGTGAAGGCAGAGCGTCTGCAGAATCTGATTGACTTGCAGGAGCGGATCAGTTATGAAAACAACCAGGCTCGGATTGGCGGCAACGAAGAGGTCCTGGTTGAAGGTCCTGCCCCACGTGGCGAAGGGTTTCTCAGGGGAAAGACCGACACCAACATTAAATGTGTTTTTCCCGGCGAGCCTGGTATGAAACCGGGAGATTACGTCCGCGTCAGAATTACATCCGGATCGGGGCACACCCTGAAGGGAGAAGTCATCCGGGAAGAACTAATACATGCGTAA
- a CDS encoding SPOR domain-containing protein: protein MRNTPFFPVYLLAVFLALPAFTGFTQTDTVHIRPLVELIDLGRSGEVKVILPTLTADHPADPGIRFLNAVFDPDADRAVQVFREVVRDFPSTYAGEASARRLVLYYTITGNQTEQNRYREYLKSRGLPAEATAVRPVSVATPAPAKAKTPVKGKDPVPVKADPVPPPVVSAPPAEKSDPLPTVNPKGHFFIQVGAFALQNQANKGLKDAEKAGFKGKVKKEITNNRIYYKVRLGPYDTQAAARQVLPAISKKLGLNGFVVEE, encoded by the coding sequence ATGCGTAACACACCGTTTTTTCCGGTTTATCTTCTGGCGGTCTTCCTTGCATTACCTGCCTTTACCGGTTTTACCCAAACCGACACGGTTCACATTCGTCCACTGGTTGAATTGATCGATCTGGGTCGTTCCGGTGAAGTGAAAGTGATTCTTCCAACCCTGACGGCCGATCATCCGGCCGACCCGGGAATCCGGTTTCTGAATGCGGTTTTCGATCCCGATGCAGACCGTGCTGTCCAGGTTTTCAGGGAGGTGGTCCGTGATTTTCCATCTACCTATGCTGGCGAAGCTTCCGCCCGGCGGCTGGTCTTATACTATACCATTACCGGAAATCAGACTGAACAAAACCGTTACCGAGAATACTTGAAGAGCAGAGGATTGCCCGCCGAGGCAACCGCAGTCCGTCCCGTCAGTGTGGCAACCCCGGCACCGGCCAAGGCAAAGACCCCAGTCAAGGGTAAGGATCCGGTACCTGTAAAAGCTGATCCGGTACCCCCTCCCGTTGTTTCTGCACCGCCCGCCGAAAAATCAGACCCGCTCCCCACTGTGAATCCAAAGGGACATTTCTTTATTCAGGTGGGAGCATTTGCTCTTCAGAACCAGGCCAACAAGGGCCTGAAAGATGCTGAAAAGGCTGGTTTTAAGGGGAAGGTGAAAAAGGAAATCACCAACAATCGCATTTACTATAAAGTCAGGCTCGGCCCGTATGATACACAGGCCGCTGCCCGTCAAGTCTTACCCGCCATATCCAAAAAACTTGGATTAAACGGATTTGTCGTAGAAGAATAG
- a CDS encoding aminotransferase class I/II-fold pyridoxal phosphate-dependent enzyme, translated as MKPHFETRAIRQQTERSSNREHSVPVYMTSSFVFEDAEQARALFAEEVQGNIYTRFSNPNNTELISKICELEQAEDGLAVASGMSAIFTTLGALLKQGDHILASKALFGSSHQILNQLLPKWGITTTYVSLTEPDSWSAALTPSSRLFLVETPSNPGLELVDLEKLATFCKSNALISVVDNCFATPYLQQPITLGIDLVTHSATKFIDGQGRAIGGLIAGRADLMKDIRFFARHTGPSLSPFNAWLFSKSLETLAIRMDRHCQSAMTIARQLELDRSVERVIYPFLDSHPQSDLARRQMKLGGGIVSFILRGGLPAGQQFLNHLKMISHTANLGDTRTTATHPASTTHSKLSEADRLAVGITPGLIRISVGLEHPDDIAADLFQALGSIDPSL; from the coding sequence ATGAAACCACATTTTGAAACACGCGCCATCCGGCAGCAGACAGAACGCAGCTCCAACCGGGAACATTCAGTACCCGTTTACATGACCTCCTCGTTTGTGTTTGAAGATGCCGAACAAGCACGTGCGCTGTTTGCTGAAGAAGTTCAGGGAAACATTTATACGCGTTTTTCTAATCCGAATAACACCGAACTGATTTCAAAAATCTGCGAACTGGAACAGGCCGAGGACGGTTTGGCTGTGGCCTCGGGTATGTCGGCCATATTCACCACTCTCGGCGCTCTCCTGAAGCAGGGAGACCATATTCTGGCCTCAAAAGCCCTGTTCGGTTCCTCTCATCAGATTCTGAATCAGCTGCTTCCCAAATGGGGAATAACCACCACGTATGTGTCGCTGACCGAACCGGACAGCTGGTCTGCAGCCCTGACCCCTTCCAGCCGGCTGTTTCTTGTGGAAACGCCATCGAATCCCGGACTTGAACTGGTCGATCTGGAAAAACTCGCCACCTTCTGCAAATCCAATGCGCTGATCTCGGTGGTGGATAATTGCTTTGCAACACCATACCTGCAGCAACCGATTACCCTTGGAATTGATCTGGTCACCCATTCTGCCACCAAATTCATTGATGGTCAGGGACGTGCCATTGGCGGTCTGATTGCCGGAAGAGCCGATCTTATGAAAGACATCCGGTTCTTTGCCAGGCACACAGGGCCTTCCCTGTCTCCCTTTAATGCGTGGTTGTTTTCGAAAAGTCTCGAGACCCTGGCCATCAGAATGGACCGTCATTGCCAGTCGGCCATGACCATTGCCCGGCAACTCGAATTGGACCGGTCTGTTGAGCGTGTGATCTATCCCTTTCTCGATTCGCACCCCCAGAGCGACCTGGCCAGACGGCAGATGAAACTCGGGGGCGGAATTGTTTCTTTCATTCTCCGGGGCGGCTTACCAGCCGGACAGCAGTTTCTGAATCATCTGAAGATGATATCCCATACTGCCAATCTGGGTGATACACGAACCACCGCCACCCATCCGGCCTCCACCACTCATTCCAAACTTTCAGAAGCCGACCGTCTGGCCGTGGGCATTACTCCCGGTCTCATCAGAATTTCGGTCGGACTTGAACACCCGGATGATATTGCCGCTGATCTGTTTCAGGCACTCGGATCAATTGATCCATCATTATAA
- a CDS encoding DUF4395 domain-containing protein produces MAPSCPVDLKTVNQTVVRLNALQISVITIAGLISGWYALFLFLAADFALRISGWNQWSPVRWISYQLVNRLQLPDQPVDRAPKRFAASVGLLFSISIGLTGLAGLEWTALVLGIVLLVCALLEALVNFCVGCWVYMMLIRLRLIRNVTNRSPEPA; encoded by the coding sequence ATGGCTCCTTCCTGCCCAGTCGATCTTAAAACAGTCAATCAGACGGTGGTCCGCCTGAACGCACTCCAGATTTCAGTGATTACCATCGCCGGCCTGATTTCCGGGTGGTACGCACTTTTTCTTTTTCTTGCTGCCGATTTCGCCCTCCGCATTTCCGGTTGGAATCAGTGGTCTCCCGTGAGGTGGATCAGCTATCAGCTGGTTAACCGGCTTCAATTGCCCGACCAACCCGTGGACCGGGCCCCCAAACGGTTTGCCGCTTCGGTTGGCCTGCTCTTCTCGATCAGCATCGGTCTGACTGGTCTGGCTGGCTTGGAATGGACGGCTCTGGTACTTGGAATAGTCCTTTTGGTCTGTGCCTTGCTGGAAGCGCTTGTCAATTTTTGTGTGGGCTGCTGGGTCTATATGATGCTTATCCGGCTGCGTTTGATCCGGAATGTCACCAATCGGTCACCGGAGCCTGCCTGA